One genomic window of Sarcophilus harrisii chromosome X, mSarHar1.11, whole genome shotgun sequence includes the following:
- the SEPTIN6 gene encoding septin-6 isoform X3 — protein sequence MATADVARQVDENCRTVPLTGHVGFDSLPDQLVNKSVSQGFCFNILCVGETGVGKSTLMDTLFNTKLEGETTTHYLPGVQLRSNTYDLQESNVGLKLTVVSTVGFGDQINKEDSYKPIVEFIDAQFEAYLQEELKIRRVLHSYHDSRIHVCLYFIAPTGHSLKSLDLVTMKKLDSKVNIIPIIAKSDAIAKSELTKFKIKITSELVSNGVQIYQFPTDDESVAELNGTMNGHLPFAVVGSTEELKIGNKMVKARQYPWGTVQVENEAHCDFVKLREMLIRVNMEDLREQTHSRHYELYRRCKLEEMGFQDTDPDNKPFSLQETYEAKRNEFLGELQRKEEEMRQMFVQRVKEKEAELKEAEKELHEKFDRLKKIHQEEKKKLEDKKKSLDEEMNAFKQRKSAAELSQGQQAGSSQTLKRDKEKKN from the exons GATGAAAATTGCCGGACGGTCCCCCTCACCGGCCATGTGGGGTTTGACAGCCTGCCCGACCAGCTGGTGAATAAATCGGTCAGCCAGGGTTTCTGTTTCAACATCCTGTGTGTGG GGGAGACGGGTGTGGGCAAGTCCACCCTGATGGACACACTGTTCAACACCAAGCTCGAGGGCGAGACGACCACCCACTACCTGCCCGGCGTCCAGCTCCGCTCCAACACCTATGACCTCCAGGAGAGTAACGTGGGGCTGAAGCTCACCGTGGTGAGCACGGTGGGCTTTGGAGACCAGATCAACAAGGAGGACAG cTACAAACCCATTGTGGAGTTCATCGATGCCCAGTTTGAGGCATACCTGCAGGAGGAGCTGAAGATCCGAAGGGTGCTGCACAGCTACCATGATTCCCGCATCCACGTCTGCTTGTATTTCATCGCCCCCACGGGCCACTCCCTGAAGTCTCTGGACCTGGTGACCATGAAGAAGCTGGACAGCAAG GTCAACATCATCCCCATCATCGCCAAATCAGACGCCATTGCCAAGAGTGAACTGACCAAGTTCAAGATCAAAATCACCAGCGAGCTGGTGAGCAACGGAGTCCAAATCTACCAGTTCCCTACTGATGACGAGTCGGTAGCTGAGCTCAACGGGACCATGAAC GGCCACCTGCCATTTGCGGTTGTTGGCAGCACAGAAGAACTGAAGATTGGCAACAAGATGGTGAAGGCCCGCCAGTATCCATGGGGCACGGTGCAGG TCGAGAACGAGGCCCACTGTGATTTCGTGAAGCTCCGGGAGATGCTCATCCGCGTCAACATGGAGGACCTCCGAGAGCAGACCCACAGCCGCCATTACGAGCTGTACCGGCGCTGCAAACTGGAGGAGATGGGCTTCCAGGACACCGATCCAGACAACAAACCTTTTAG TTTGCAGGAGACCTATGAAGCCAAGAGGAATGAGTTCCTGGGAGAGctacagagaaaggaagaggaaatgaggcaaatgtTTGTCCAGAGAGTCAAAGAGAAGGAAGCCGAGCTCAAAGAAGCCGAGAAAGAG CTGCATGAGAAATTTGATCGTCTGAAAAAGATACaccaggaggaaaagaaaaagctggAGGACAAAAAGAAGTCTCTGGATGAAGAAATGAATGCCTTTAAACAGAGGAAGTCAGCCGCCGAGCTGTCCCAGGGACAGCAGGCTGGGAGCTCCCAGACTctcaaaagagacaaagagaagaagaa
- the SEPTIN6 gene encoding septin-6 isoform X2, translating into MATADVARQVDENCRTVPLTGHVGFDSLPDQLVNKSVSQGFCFNILCVGETGVGKSTLMDTLFNTKLEGETTTHYLPGVQLRSNTYDLQESNVGLKLTVVSTVGFGDQINKEDSYKPIVEFIDAQFEAYLQEELKIRRVLHSYHDSRIHVCLYFIAPTGHSLKSLDLVTMKKLDSKVNIIPIIAKSDAIAKSELTKFKIKITSELVSNGVQIYQFPTDDESVAELNGTMNGHLPFAVVGSTEELKIGNKMVKARQYPWGTVQVENEAHCDFVKLREMLIRVNMEDLREQTHSRHYELYRRCKLEEMGFQDTDPDNKPFSLQETYEAKRNEFLGELQRKEEEMRQMFVQRVKEKEAELKEAEKELHEKFDRLKKIHQEEKKKLEDKKKSLDEEMNAFKQRKSAAELSQGQQAGSSQTLKRDKEKKNFF; encoded by the exons GATGAAAATTGCCGGACGGTCCCCCTCACCGGCCATGTGGGGTTTGACAGCCTGCCCGACCAGCTGGTGAATAAATCGGTCAGCCAGGGTTTCTGTTTCAACATCCTGTGTGTGG GGGAGACGGGTGTGGGCAAGTCCACCCTGATGGACACACTGTTCAACACCAAGCTCGAGGGCGAGACGACCACCCACTACCTGCCCGGCGTCCAGCTCCGCTCCAACACCTATGACCTCCAGGAGAGTAACGTGGGGCTGAAGCTCACCGTGGTGAGCACGGTGGGCTTTGGAGACCAGATCAACAAGGAGGACAG cTACAAACCCATTGTGGAGTTCATCGATGCCCAGTTTGAGGCATACCTGCAGGAGGAGCTGAAGATCCGAAGGGTGCTGCACAGCTACCATGATTCCCGCATCCACGTCTGCTTGTATTTCATCGCCCCCACGGGCCACTCCCTGAAGTCTCTGGACCTGGTGACCATGAAGAAGCTGGACAGCAAG GTCAACATCATCCCCATCATCGCCAAATCAGACGCCATTGCCAAGAGTGAACTGACCAAGTTCAAGATCAAAATCACCAGCGAGCTGGTGAGCAACGGAGTCCAAATCTACCAGTTCCCTACTGATGACGAGTCGGTAGCTGAGCTCAACGGGACCATGAAC GGCCACCTGCCATTTGCGGTTGTTGGCAGCACAGAAGAACTGAAGATTGGCAACAAGATGGTGAAGGCCCGCCAGTATCCATGGGGCACGGTGCAGG TCGAGAACGAGGCCCACTGTGATTTCGTGAAGCTCCGGGAGATGCTCATCCGCGTCAACATGGAGGACCTCCGAGAGCAGACCCACAGCCGCCATTACGAGCTGTACCGGCGCTGCAAACTGGAGGAGATGGGCTTCCAGGACACCGATCCAGACAACAAACCTTTTAG TTTGCAGGAGACCTATGAAGCCAAGAGGAATGAGTTCCTGGGAGAGctacagagaaaggaagaggaaatgaggcaaatgtTTGTCCAGAGAGTCAAAGAGAAGGAAGCCGAGCTCAAAGAAGCCGAGAAAGAG CTGCATGAGAAATTTGATCGTCTGAAAAAGATACaccaggaggaaaagaaaaagctggAGGACAAAAAGAAGTCTCTGGATGAAGAAATGAATGCCTTTAAACAGAGGAAGTCAGCCGCCGAGCTGTCCCAGGGACAGCAGGCTGGGAGCTCCCAGACTctcaaaagagacaaagagaagaagaa
- the SEPTIN6 gene encoding septin-6 isoform X1, which yields MATADVARQVDENCRTVPLTGHVGFDSLPDQLVNKSVSQGFCFNILCVGETGVGKSTLMDTLFNTKLEGETTTHYLPGVQLRSNTYDLQESNVGLKLTVVSTVGFGDQINKEDSYKPIVEFIDAQFEAYLQEELKIRRVLHSYHDSRIHVCLYFIAPTGHSLKSLDLVTMKKLDSKVNIIPIIAKSDAIAKSELTKFKIKITSELVSNGVQIYQFPTDDESVAELNGTMNGHLPFAVVGSTEELKIGNKMVKARQYPWGTVQVENEAHCDFVKLREMLIRVNMEDLREQTHSRHYELYRRCKLEEMGFQDTDPDNKPFSLQETYEAKRNEFLGELQRKEEEMRQMFVQRVKEKEAELKEAEKELHEKFDRLKKIHQEEKKKLEDKKKSLDEEMNAFKQRKSAAELSQGQQAGSSQTLKRDKEKKNNPWLCTE from the exons GATGAAAATTGCCGGACGGTCCCCCTCACCGGCCATGTGGGGTTTGACAGCCTGCCCGACCAGCTGGTGAATAAATCGGTCAGCCAGGGTTTCTGTTTCAACATCCTGTGTGTGG GGGAGACGGGTGTGGGCAAGTCCACCCTGATGGACACACTGTTCAACACCAAGCTCGAGGGCGAGACGACCACCCACTACCTGCCCGGCGTCCAGCTCCGCTCCAACACCTATGACCTCCAGGAGAGTAACGTGGGGCTGAAGCTCACCGTGGTGAGCACGGTGGGCTTTGGAGACCAGATCAACAAGGAGGACAG cTACAAACCCATTGTGGAGTTCATCGATGCCCAGTTTGAGGCATACCTGCAGGAGGAGCTGAAGATCCGAAGGGTGCTGCACAGCTACCATGATTCCCGCATCCACGTCTGCTTGTATTTCATCGCCCCCACGGGCCACTCCCTGAAGTCTCTGGACCTGGTGACCATGAAGAAGCTGGACAGCAAG GTCAACATCATCCCCATCATCGCCAAATCAGACGCCATTGCCAAGAGTGAACTGACCAAGTTCAAGATCAAAATCACCAGCGAGCTGGTGAGCAACGGAGTCCAAATCTACCAGTTCCCTACTGATGACGAGTCGGTAGCTGAGCTCAACGGGACCATGAAC GGCCACCTGCCATTTGCGGTTGTTGGCAGCACAGAAGAACTGAAGATTGGCAACAAGATGGTGAAGGCCCGCCAGTATCCATGGGGCACGGTGCAGG TCGAGAACGAGGCCCACTGTGATTTCGTGAAGCTCCGGGAGATGCTCATCCGCGTCAACATGGAGGACCTCCGAGAGCAGACCCACAGCCGCCATTACGAGCTGTACCGGCGCTGCAAACTGGAGGAGATGGGCTTCCAGGACACCGATCCAGACAACAAACCTTTTAG TTTGCAGGAGACCTATGAAGCCAAGAGGAATGAGTTCCTGGGAGAGctacagagaaaggaagaggaaatgaggcaaatgtTTGTCCAGAGAGTCAAAGAGAAGGAAGCCGAGCTCAAAGAAGCCGAGAAAGAG CTGCATGAGAAATTTGATCGTCTGAAAAAGATACaccaggaggaaaagaaaaagctggAGGACAAAAAGAAGTCTCTGGATGAAGAAATGAATGCCTTTAAACAGAGGAAGTCAGCCGCCGAGCTGTCCCAGGGACAGCAGGCTGGGAGCTCCCAGACTctcaaaagagacaaagagaagaagaa